TTTATAATTAAATTATAAAAAATATTGTATGATGTGATAATAATGTTGGCCATTTTAAAACTTGGAGGGAGCATATTATGCGATAAAAATACTCCTTTTTCAGTAAAAACAGATGATTTAAAAAGAATGTCCTTAGAGATAAAAAAGGCAATTGAATATTATAAAAATAAAGGAGAGATATTAAATTTAATAATCGTTCATGGCGGCGGTTCATTTGGACATCCTGTTGCAAAAAAATACATTAAAACAAATGAAAATGGAGAAAAAGTATTTTTTAACATGGAAAAAGGATTTTGGGATATTCAAAATGCCATGCGAAAATTTAATAATATTGTTATTGAGGAGCTCCATCAACAAGAAGTCCCTGCTGTATCAATTCAACCTTCTTCATTTATATTATTTGATGAGAAGGGGGAGCTCCACTTTGATACCTATGCAATAGAAGGAATGTTAAAAAGAAATTTAATTCCTGTTATACACGGCGATATTGTGTTGAAGGGAGAAAATAACTATAAAATATTTTCCGGGGACCATGCCCTACCATATTTATCAAAAAAATTAAATCCTGATTTAAGCCTACATGCCTCCGATGTAGATGGCGTTTATGATTTGGATAAAAAAACAATAAAAAAAATTAATTCAGATAATATAAACGATGTTTTAAAATGTTTAAAACCATCAAATAAACAGGACATTACAGGGGGGATGTATTTAAAAGTAATGGAATGTTATAATTTAGGCATAAAAACCATAATATTTAA
The window above is part of the Methanococcus aeolicus Nankai-3 genome. Proteins encoded here:
- a CDS encoding isopentenyl phosphate kinase — translated: MLAILKLGGSILCDKNTPFSVKTDDLKRMSLEIKKAIEYYKNKGEILNLIIVHGGGSFGHPVAKKYIKTNENGEKVFFNMEKGFWDIQNAMRKFNNIVIEELHQQEVPAVSIQPSSFILFDEKGELHFDTYAIEGMLKRNLIPVIHGDIVLKGENNYKIFSGDHALPYLSKKLNPDLSLHASDVDGVYDLDKKTIKKINSDNINDVLKCLKPSNKQDITGGMYLKVMECYNLGIKTIIFNGSKKDNIYKSLIGEVNGTKIN